In one Thermosipho ferrireducens genomic region, the following are encoded:
- a CDS encoding polysaccharide biosynthesis protein, whose amino-acid sequence MERKLFLFFIDVVVTLIAGIFALFVRFGFDFLEMGKYNESVYIYVAIASAVYIINGNYSIIWRYASPKDFLLVFRGSFIAYLSALAFFYIYRDIVLPRSVGMITFLGSYVLLITARLFYQFFVHISKRSEKKIVVIGAGDAGVMITNELHRTGTGRVVAFVDDSRSKIGRRILGIKVDGPINKVMDVVHLYDADEVLIAIPSATGDQIRKILKYLNLDKVKVKILPRVEELLKDRVELKDIRDLSLEDIIGRESVKVDLETISRYIRDKVVLVTGAGGSIGSELCRQIAKQMPKRLILLGRGENSIYEINEELAESFPDLHIDRVIGDVENEEWMKTVFKRYSPEIVFHAAAHKHVPLMEENPYEAIRVNVFGTINLVKNACEFNVERFIFISTDKAVNPTSFMGLSKRIAELYVLSNTKECVTKFAVVRFGNVIGSRGSVLWKFKKQIEQNKPITITDPRMKRYFMSIPEAVSLVLEAGAYTYERSLYVLNMGEQISVEQVARTLAKLMGKSEVEIIYTGKRPGEKLYEELFYEYEIPVETYHSKIWRVKESPIFSRDEIEFMAKKILEHLQKWEINEALKIAKKIIPELNIER is encoded by the coding sequence TTGGAGAGAAAACTTTTTCTCTTTTTTATAGACGTTGTCGTAACATTAATTGCAGGAATATTTGCTTTGTTTGTAAGATTTGGTTTTGATTTTTTGGAGATGGGTAAGTATAATGAGTCAGTTTATATTTATGTTGCTATTGCTTCTGCGGTGTATATAATTAATGGTAACTATTCAATAATATGGCGTTATGCCAGTCCCAAGGATTTTTTGTTGGTTTTCCGGGGGTCATTTATAGCGTATCTATCGGCACTTGCCTTTTTTTATATATATAGGGATATTGTTTTGCCGCGTTCTGTTGGAATGATAACTTTTTTGGGGTCTTACGTCTTACTTATAACTGCTCGATTGTTTTATCAGTTTTTTGTCCATATTTCGAAAAGAAGTGAAAAGAAAATAGTGGTAATTGGTGCCGGTGACGCTGGAGTTATGATAACCAATGAGTTGCACAGAACGGGGACGGGAAGAGTAGTTGCTTTTGTCGATGATTCCAGATCAAAAATAGGAAGACGAATACTTGGAATAAAAGTAGATGGACCAATAAATAAAGTAATGGATGTTGTGCATCTCTATGACGCAGATGAAGTGCTTATTGCTATTCCCTCTGCAACTGGTGATCAGATAAGAAAAATATTAAAATATTTAAATCTTGACAAAGTTAAGGTGAAGATTTTGCCAAGAGTTGAAGAATTATTAAAAGATAGAGTGGAGTTAAAAGATATAAGGGATCTTTCTCTGGAAGATATTATTGGAAGAGAGTCTGTTAAAGTTGATCTTGAAACAATTTCAAGATACATAAGAGATAAGGTAGTTTTGGTAACTGGTGCCGGTGGAAGTATTGGAAGTGAACTTTGTAGGCAAATAGCTAAACAAATGCCAAAACGATTAATTTTATTAGGGCGTGGAGAAAATAGCATATATGAAATTAATGAGGAACTGGCAGAATCATTTCCAGATTTACATATAGATAGAGTTATAGGAGATGTTGAGAATGAAGAATGGATGAAAACCGTTTTTAAAAGATATAGCCCAGAAATAGTTTTTCACGCTGCTGCTCACAAGCATGTTCCTTTAATGGAAGAAAATCCATATGAAGCCATACGTGTAAACGTGTTTGGAACAATTAATCTTGTGAAAAATGCCTGCGAGTTTAATGTAGAAAGGTTTATATTTATTTCAACTGACAAGGCTGTTAATCCCACATCATTTATGGGACTTAGTAAAAGGATAGCGGAGCTTTATGTTCTTTCTAATACTAAGGAATGTGTTACTAAATTTGCTGTGGTAAGGTTTGGGAATGTTATAGGAAGCCGGGGAAGTGTACTCTGGAAATTCAAAAAGCAGATAGAGCAAAATAAGCCGATTACAATAACAGATCCAAGAATGAAAAGATATTTTATGAGTATCCCGGAAGCTGTTTCACTTGTTCTGGAAGCAGGAGCGTATACTTATGAACGGAGTTTGTATGTGTTAAATATGGGCGAGCAAATTTCAGTTGAGCAGGTGGCACGTACACTTGCAAAATTAATGGGTAAAAGTGAAGTAGAAATAATATATACGGGTAAAAGACCAGGTGAAAAGCTTTATGAAGAATTGTTTTACGAATACGAAATACCAGTAGAAACATATCATAGTAAAATCTGGAGGGTTAAGGAATCTCCAATTTTTTCACGAGATGAAATAGAATTTATGGCGAAAAAAATTTTAGAACATTTACAAAAATGGGAGATAAATGAGGCTTTGAAAATTGCCAAAAAAATTATTCCAGAACTTAATATTGAGAGATAA